A region of the Granulicella aggregans genome:
TGCTGATGGGACAGAGCTTGGCCTGAAGGCGAAGGGGCTGATGGACCAGGGCCTTTTTGTTGACGACGAGACGGTGAACGGTATGGTTGCGGCTCGGCTGCATGAGCCGGGTGTCGAGCGCGGGTTCATTCTCGACGGCTACCCCAGGACGCTGGCGCAGGCGGGGTTCATCGACAGCCTGCTGGAGATTCATAAGGCTTCGGGCGTGGCGCATGGATCGCTGAACCTGCCACTGCTGGCGGTGAGCATTAGGGTTGAAGAGCAGGAACTGCTAAAGCGGATTACCGGGCGACGGATCTGCCCGACTTGCAAGCGAAGCTACAACATCTATGCTCAGCCTCCTTTGAAAGAGGGCGTCTGCGATGTCGAGGGTAGCGAGCTGGTCCAGCGGCCGGACGATACGGAAGAGACCTTTCGCGAACGCATGGTGGAGTACAACGCAAAGACGGCGCATGTGATCGAGCACTATCGTGGCCGCGGGTGCTTTGCAGAAGTCGATGGCGAGAGGCCGGTTGCAGAAGTGACGGCTAGTGTCGTTGCGGCCCTGAAGAGTCTTCGTGCTGCGGAAATGGTTACGAAGGGATAGAAGCGTACCTCAGCGGCTAAAGCCGCGGGGCGGGCGAAGCTCTGATGGCACGGCTGAAGCCGTGCCTTTCAGCGAGACGAAGATCGTAGTGTGTCTTCGCTCCATCTAAAGGATCTATGGCGATTGTGATTAAAACCCGGGCTGAGATTGAGAAGATGCGGGAGTCAGGCAAGCTGCTTCGGCAGGTGCATGATGTGCTCGCGCCGCTGGTTGTGCCGGGTGCTACGACGATGGATCTGGAGAACGCCGCGAACGCGAAGATCGCGACATGGCCCGGGGTGAAGGCTGCGTTCAAGGGGTACCATGGGTTTCCGGCGGCGTTGTGCACGTCCGTCAATTCGCAGGTGGTGCATGGGATTCCGAACGAGAAGGTTGTGCTGAAGGATGGAGACCTCGTCTCGATCGACTGCGGGCTGATCCTGGACGGGTACTACTCGGACGCTGCGGTGAGCTATGCGGTGGGTAAGGCGAGCGCGCAGACGCAGAAGCTGCTGGATGTGACGAAGGCTTCGCTGGAAGAGGCGATCAAGTTTGCGGTGGTCGGCGGGCGGCTGTTCGATATTGGGGCGGCGGTGCAGACGATGTGCGAGGCTGAGGGATTCGGCGTGGTGCGAGATTTTGTGGGCCATGGCATTGGGCGCTCGATGCATGAAGACCCACAGGTGCCGAACTTTGGGACCAAGGGCAAAGGCCCTAGGCTTAAAGAAGGCATGGTGCTGGCGATCGAGCCGATGATCAATGCAGGCAAGCCTGATGTGAAGACCCTAAAGGACGGCTGGACGGCGGTTACGGTGGATGGAAGTTACAGCGCCCACTTTGAGCATACGGTCGCTATCACAAAAGATGGGCCCTACGTGCTTACCCGCTAGGTTTTTCAAGGGAAACAGGGTATCATTAGAGATGCTGCGTGAACCTCGGCTTTCGTGTGCCGTTGTGATCCAAGCAAATCAACAAGTTTCACGGTTTTGGTTGTTGTTTCCAAGGAGATTGGTTTGTCGAAGGAAGATGCAATTGAAGTAATGGCTGTGGTCGTCGAGACCCTGCCAAACGCGATGTTCAAGGTCGAGCTCGAGAACAAGCATCAGGCGCTCGCGCACGTATCTGGACGTATGCGTAAGAACTTCATCCGCATCCTCCCCGGTGATCGCGTTGCGATTGAGTTGAGCCCGTACGACCTCAACCGTGGCCGCATCGTCTACCGCTACAAGTAGACTCTCTCCCCCTGAAGGAATTTAGCTAATAGCTTCCAAGCGCTAGCTGAAGTAGAAGTTGGGTACTATCGCGCGCCTTCAACCGGCAGTATGCGGTCGAAGGGCGAAAGCTGTTGTTTGAAGGGAAAGAACATGAAGGTTCGTGCATCCGTAAAACCGATTTGTGACAAGTGCAAGGTCATCCACCGCCGTGGTGTGGTGCGTGTGATCTGCGAGAACGCCAAGCATAAACAGCGCCAGGGCTAAGTTCGTGGTGGCCTTCCCACATCTGGCGATGAAGCTGCCAGATATAGGGCACCCGGATTTTTGCTGGAGTTGAGAGCAAGGCTCTAACAGTTTCTGAAGTACCCGGACCCATTGGGCGAGTTAGCCGA
Encoded here:
- a CDS encoding adenylate kinase, whose protein sequence is MTDSTQTQPAPADDFLPGPVLLLGAPGVGKGTQAQILMEQHGIPQISTGEILRKNIADGTELGLKAKGLMDQGLFVDDETVNGMVAARLHEPGVERGFILDGYPRTLAQAGFIDSLLEIHKASGVAHGSLNLPLLAVSIRVEEQELLKRITGRRICPTCKRSYNIYAQPPLKEGVCDVEGSELVQRPDDTEETFRERMVEYNAKTAHVIEHYRGRGCFAEVDGERPVAEVTASVVAALKSLRAAEMVTKG
- the map gene encoding type I methionyl aminopeptidase; its protein translation is MAIVIKTRAEIEKMRESGKLLRQVHDVLAPLVVPGATTMDLENAANAKIATWPGVKAAFKGYHGFPAALCTSVNSQVVHGIPNEKVVLKDGDLVSIDCGLILDGYYSDAAVSYAVGKASAQTQKLLDVTKASLEEAIKFAVVGGRLFDIGAAVQTMCEAEGFGVVRDFVGHGIGRSMHEDPQVPNFGTKGKGPRLKEGMVLAIEPMINAGKPDVKTLKDGWTAVTVDGSYSAHFEHTVAITKDGPYVLTR
- the infA gene encoding translation initiation factor IF-1 — encoded protein: MSKEDAIEVMAVVVETLPNAMFKVELENKHQALAHVSGRMRKNFIRILPGDRVAIELSPYDLNRGRIVYRYK
- the rpmJ gene encoding 50S ribosomal protein L36; its protein translation is MKVRASVKPICDKCKVIHRRGVVRVICENAKHKQRQG